GTTCGGTTGGAGAGCAACCTGACCTTTTGTCAGGAATACCTATCGACCGGAGTCTACGATTTTGCCCGCCTAAATCCCCTGCTACCAAAGTAGCGGGGCCCCGCTACCAAGGTAGCGGTGCCAAAGTACCAGGGAGAATCGGGAGGCGACGTGCGACATTTGGAACAGACGAAACGGCAGCCATCCCCGGAGGAGGGTGACCCCCATGGCGAACGTACCCGAGTTCTACATCGACGAGGACCTGTGCACCGAATGCGGGGACTGCATCAAGGCGATGCCCCTGGCATTCCGCAAGGTCGAGGACGAGGAAGTGGCCGAGGTCTACAACACGGCCGTGGATGAGTCCCAAAAGCCCAAGCTCGACAAGATCATCGCCGAGTGCCCCGGGCACGCCATTCTGTGGC
This DNA window, taken from Candidatus Binatia bacterium, encodes the following:
- a CDS encoding ferredoxin, which translates into the protein MANVPEFYIDEDLCTECGDCIKAMPLAFRKVEDEEVAEVYNTAVDESQKPKLDKIIAECPGHAILWRKK